The segment CGATATGCGGCCGCGGTTCTCCGGCCGATCACGTTCCAGTTGAAATCCTGTTCCATCCAGCGGCGTCCGGCCTCGCCCATGGCTGCGAGTTCTTCCCGGGGGGTGTCCAGCGCCTCCCGCAGAGCGGGAATCAGCGTTTCCGCCCCGACCGGGACGCACCATCCGGCATGATGCGCCGGCAGTTCCGTCCACGGCGTGCCGTCGGTGGTGACAACCGGAGTTTTACAGCTCAGAGCTTCGGCCACAGTCATCCCGAAATTCTCGGTATATGACGGCAGAACATACAGATCCGCTCCGGAATATTCCGCGTTCCGCATATCCCCCCTGGCTTCGCCGTGGAATTCGACCCGCGGCAGACGGGCCGCCCGGGCCTTCAGACCCGCGGTGTAGGCCGGCTCCCCGGGACCGACGATATGCAGTTCCCAATCCGGATGATCTTCAGCCAGCGCCCGCCATGCCGCCAAAAGATTTTCGATCCCCTTGACGGGATGCAGCCTGCCCAGGAACAGCAGTTTCCGCCGCACTCCGGAGGTCCGGGGAATCTCCGGCGGCAGATCCACGCCATTCGGCAGAATCAACACCGGCTGCTTCAGGCCGAACGCCCGGATTTCACGATACTCTTTTTCACAGGTGGCATGCAGCATATCGGCCCGGAAAAGGTTGGCATATTGCCCCAGCATCCGGCTGACGCACTTCTTCCACCGCGACCGGTTCAGCGCCCAGGGAGCCAGGCAGCCCCGCGGGCTGATCACCAGCTTGCAGCGGGTTCCCCGCCGCACGAATTCCGGGTAAATGTTCGGCAGCATCCAAAGGCTGTGATTGTGAATGATATCCGCAGTTTGGCACGCTTCCTGCAGACCACGCCGCATTTCAGGCGAACGTCCCAGAGCGGGATGCGGGAACCTGTGTCTCGGCCAGGCCTGAACCGCGAAATTCCACTCTTCCCGCGCCGCGGGCAATGGTGCAAGCGTGTGCAGAGTCAACTTCATGCCGGGAACCGCGGCGACAGCCCCGCAAAGCCGCGGAACCGAGTAGGACGGCCCCGCCGAAACGTTGCCGACATATGGCACAATATTCAGAATTTTCATGATCAGCTGTAAACTTCGCAATTCATATCACATGGAATCGGCGAAAATAAATAATCCTTATTCACCGGGCGGTTCATACTCAGCCGCATGCTCCGGTAATCCCGGCCGGAACTCTTTGCCGGAACGGCCATTCTATTGTTCTTCGGCGATCACCTGATCGATTGATTCCAAACCGTACACCGGCGGAATACCGTACGAGAAACCGTTCCTGTCGGCTTCCGGAATCGCAAGCCCTTTTTCCAAAGAGTAGCTTTCGCTGCGAATCGTTTTGGCCCATTGCAGAATGATATCAATCATCGGAGTCGGGATGTCCAGCTGATCGGCAAACCATTTGGCAATGCACAGGCCGTAGTTGATATCATCACGGAAAAATCTATGGTTTTTATCCAGAGTCCACCGGTTTTTCTCAAATACCACCGGGGGTTTGATGTGATGCAGCGTTTTCGATTCCACAAAAGATTGCCGGATATCGGTATTGCATGAGTGATAGCTCAACTTTTCCAATTCAAGATAATTAAGCATATATTGAAAATCACTGCCGGGGAACCGGGCGATGATCCGGTTTCTCACCAGAGAATATTCATCGTCAAGACGCTGAAGAATGTCTGCGGATTCCTCATCGAAATCCCGGTAAAAATAAGGGATGGCCTCCTCTGAATTCCAGTGATCCCCATACCGCCGGAACAATCCGTAACACCGGGCGGGGTGTATGATCTGATTATCCGCCGATAATGTCAGGGAAAGAAAATTCTCCGCCTGTCTCACTGCCCCCCGGCCAAAATAGCGAAAGCATATATCCTGAAAAAAGCACTCATTCAGCCAGGCGAAATCGGAGCGGGGATATACGGCGGCAACATTGGTCGTCTTCGGCCCATAGTTGATGCCGCAATGTCCGTAAGCTTCAATGCGGCAGATCCAGGGCAGCAGCCCGAAAGCAAAATAACCGGTCATTTCCAGCCGGAATTTACGGATGATTTCCCGTATCATCCAGTTGACTCCGGCCTGGCCGTAAATGCAGCCGATCCATTGCTTCTTCCGCCTGGAGACATGGGGGGCGATCTGATGCAGCATATTGCGATACTGGTGGACCGGCAGGCATAAGACAATGATGTCCGCCTCCGGAATCACCGCCGCGGGGTCAGCAGCCGCCCGGGCCAGACGGCCGGTCAAACTCTGAACCGTGACATTGTCCACATCCCGAACCTGCATGGTCACGGTGGAGCCCCAGCTGTTCGGCCGTTGGGTCAGAAGCGATACTTCATGCCCGCAATGAGAAAGCATCGGAATCAGTGTATGGGCACTGCTGCCGCCGCCGACAATTGTAATTTTCATCCTTTCATCTCCCCGACTGATGGTCTATTTGCGAAATCACGAACAATCGTTTCCCGTTTTTCGTCAGGGGAATCCGAGTCACATATTCAATGTCGGTCTGAAGCGTGCCTCCGCTGACGTCATGGATATATGCAGATATCTTTCGGACGACATCTTCCGGAAGCTTCTCCCGGCAGGGAACAACCAGCAGCTTCAGATGTTCCAGATCAGTCTGAATGAACTGATAGCTGCGTATCCATTCCGACAGGTTGTATACCGCCGATGTGATCGCAAACGCCTGCAGCGTCCCGCCGGACGACAGTTTCAGGCATTCGGTCATGCGTCCCAGAACCATGTTCAGCCGGCGGAACGGCAGCGCATGGCCCTGATCCCCGCCCAGGCGAATGCGGTCGCCGTTCTTATAACGGATAAACGGAAAGGCGAAGCTGTCAAGATTGGTGATTACCGCTTCTTCGTCGCCGCCCGTCGATTCGGCGACGATATGGTCTTCGTTGAGCAGCAGGTTGCCGTCGGTATCCGGCTGGGCGATCATTCCAAATTCAACTGAACCGTAATTCTCATATACCGGGACCCGGAACACCTCTTCAAACAGTTCCCGCTGTTCCGGATAGAGTTTCTCCGATTCCGAAACCACCGCGCGAAGCGAGGGGAACAGGCTGCGCGCGTCCCTGCCCGACTCTTTCACCCACCGCGCAATCTCCGCAATGGAGGCGGCATAACCGTGAAAATATACCGGGTTGTAACGGCGGATGTTTTCCACTGTACGGGCCAGGTGTTCGGGAGAAACCGTAAGAAAATGAGCATCCACCAGCAGACAGCGGTTGATCATGCTCCAGAGTTTGCGGCGGCACCGGGCCACGGGCGGCAGCTGTGCCGTCTCGTCAATCCCTTTGACCCAGACCCGCTTGTCTCCCGGACGGATTCCGGCCCGTGCCAGCCCCCGCCAAAACGTTGCGTAGGTGTAAGTGCGTTCCTTCGGGTCGGAATAGAAACAGAACGGCTCCCCGGTACTTCCGCTGGTATGGCAGCATTCAAGCCTGCTCCGGTCATATTCATCCGAGATAAATTCCGCTTCGTGCGAGCGAAAGGCCGCCTTGTCCAGAACGGGAAACTGTTCCAGGGACAATGCATCGATATCCCAGTGATGCTCCTGTGCATAGTTCCGGTAAAACGGCACATGAAGCACCGCATAACGCAGCAGCTTCTGCAATTTCCGCTGCTGAAGCCGTTCGAGCTCCCCGCGCGTCATATGTTCCACCGCCATGCATCGCCGCCAATCCCGGCAGATATGCGGATGGGTCAACAACTCCTTCAAAAAAAACAATTTAGCAGAACATTGCAAAAAATACATCGTTTCCGATTCTCCATGACATCATTGACGCAATTGTAAATCCCAATACCATACCTCTCCCCGCAGCAGCGAAAGACACACCCGGAATTTCATCTTTTCCTCCGCCGGAGAGAAGACAAGCTGCTGCGAATAACGAGCCGTCCCTTCCTTCGGAATCGTAAAGCTCGGGAAGAGGCGATACCCGATATATTGATCCTTTTCGTCGTAGAGATATATGCCGGGCTGAAATTCGGAACCGGCAACTCCGCGGTAGGAAAATTGCAGAAGTCCCCGTTTTCCGCAGGGAAAACTCTCCTGCGTGCTGATCAGAATCGGGGAAACGCTTTTCATCCGGATTTCGGCTTGTTCCGATGCCTTGTCCCCCGGCAGCCATTCCACCTCGGCCCCGCTGTCCGGCGCATAGCCGCCATGCGCGAAATTCGCTCCCCAGCCGAGGGGAAGCTTCAGATTTTTTCTCCGGAAAAATGTCAATTCCCCGGGAGGAGTGCCAAAGGAGGCGGCAAGGAACTCCGGCAATTCACAGGCCTGCTCCGTCCAGATGTTCTTCTCTTCCAGACCGTCGTTCTCCGGCGGCCGGGAATCGGAAGCGGAGCAGCGCCAAACAGTACACTGCTCTTTTTTCCGAATATTCTTATAGCTGCTGAAAATCCGTCTGCATTCCACGGGGCCGAAACGCCGAACCGGCGAATCCCTGCCGGCGGGCTCATCGAGGATCAGGTAGACTGCGTCATAAAAGGGAAGATAGTTTTCCGCCGTCATCCCCATCTGCTCCCCGGTGCTGTTTACCGGCTGCCGGATGCTTTCCACTCCGGCATAATACCCGAATTGCGCCATTCGCTTATTGTAAACCAGGAGCACGGCATTCGGATTTCCCGCTGCGTCCCGTGCGACGGCCTGTCCGCAGCGTATCGGGAAGTCCCCATACGGATTGATATGCAGGACTTGCCCGACACACCCCAGAAACAATGCGGCGCCGAGCAGATGCGGCAGCCGCTTTCTCCATTTTGTTTCCGGAAGGAGGCGGGGAAACGCGGTTTCCGACTGCATCATCAGAAAAACGGAAAAGAAAATCATGGGGAGAATCAGCAATACGGCATAGCGATGACTGCCGATATATCGAATCCGCCACAACAGCATCCCCGCAAAAAAGAGCGCGCCCCAGAACCACAGGCGATATTTTCTGCGGTACATGGCCAATACAACCAAACCCGCCAGCGAAGCATAGAAAAAAGGCTCAAATCCGCTTTTGATGACTGGTGTAAAATGCACGATCATATCCGGAAAACCGCCTGAACCTTCCCTGTGATATAATTCAAAAAATCACCGGCGGACAAATCCAGCAGACAGAAGAAAAGGATTCCTCCGAAAACGCATCCGAGAAAATAAAACGACAGATTTTTCAACGCTTCCCGCAATGAACAGCATTTCAGGAAACAGGCACAACCGATTCCCGCGCAAAACAATATCACCAATTCCAACGCCTCATAACGGCATAATGTTCCGGCCGCCGTCAATATGCCGGCCCCTCCCCACAGCCACGCAGCTCTCCTGCCGCAGGCCATCGCCGCGCACAGAATCGCAAGCAGACAAAACAGCAGATATAATGATTCCCGCTGCAGCTCATATGAAACCGCCACCAGCGTCGGATGAACGGCGGCCAGTACTCCGCACCATACGGCCCACTTGTTTTTCATCCCGAACGCTCTGGCGATTGCCCAGATAATTACCGGAATCACCGCCCCGGCAATGATATTGGTCAGGGCTCCCGCCGTTTCGACTTTCCAGCCCCATGCGGCATACTGCCCCAGCAGCCGGATGAAAAGCGGGGAAATATAAAAAAGCTCCGGACGGTTTTCCGGCAGAACGCCATCCGCCAATTGGCGGGCGGCCTGCAAATATAAAATCCCGTCCCGCGAGATGACCGGGTCCCAGACGTAGGAGAAATAACGCACCAGAAAGGAAAAAAGCACGAGAAACGCTCCGAAGTACCAGAGCGATATCTTCCGGCCCGTACCGTCGCCGCAAAAATCGATCCGCATCACAACAGCTCTACCATAATGCGTGCCGCATCCTCCGCGGTGCGGGCTGTCCGCAGATCCGGATATTCGCCGATTTGAACGCCCAACGCCACGGCAACCGCGCGGCTGTGACTCTCACACTGGAAGAAGTTGAATGGAATCCGGGCGCGGTTCCGCGTGCGCCGGCTGCAAAGCTTGCGGCCGCTGACGACAGCCCAGGCATCCGCCAGCAGCTCCACGGCATAACGAATCCGGTTGCGCAGCGTCAGCCGGACCGGCTGTGCCGCAGGCAGACGCAGCGGAATGCCATACAGACGGTCGAAGTGCCGCAGCACCCCTTCCTGAAAATAGCCGATCACCGCATCTTCGTCCCGCAGCGCTCTGGCGCAAATGGCCAGATACTCCTGACGTTCCGCCTGTTCCTCCGGCGTGCATTCCCGAATCAGAATCGTTTGCGGACCGGATTTTTCCACCCGGGTCAGAAATGTTCTCCACTGCAATTTCTTCCCCGAAAAATCCACTGCCGCCGCCACAGACCAGCAATATGGTTCCACATTTCCCCAGCAGGCCGGGTCGACAACGAAATTCCCCATTCCGTAAAAGATCACTCCTTCGCCATATTGCTCCCAGCCCTGCGGGACATGGGCGTGGTGACCGTGAATCACCGACGCGCCTTCGTCGATCAGCCGATGATAGAATAGCCGCAACTCCGGATCCGGAAACGGCGAACTCTCCAGGGCGGCATGGCAGGATACGACAACAAAATCGGCCCGTTTCCGCGCAGCCCTGACCGCATCGAAGACCCATCCCCCGAGCGCCGCAACGCCCGGCCTGCCGCCGTAACTGACGCCGAACTGATGTTCACAGCATCCGATCACCGCAATTTCCCGGCCGGATTCCTGAAGAAACATCGGCATTCGCGCCGCCTCCCGCGTCTCCCCCGCGCCGCAGCAGGGGATTCCCCGCGCCGAGAGCATCGCCAGGGTCGCCCGCATTCCCTCCGGGCCGTAATCCATCATATGATTATTGGCCAGATTGAATGCGAACTCCCGCCGTTCATTACCCAGGGTAACGTTGTAAAGGTTGGGACCTGCCTTCGGACTCGGCCGGAATCTTTCCGGCGCGTCTCCCAGCACCGGAGCCTCCAGATTGCACAATACCGTGCCGGAAGGAAGCCGCCAGTCAACCCGGCAGCCTTTCGGAATATAATCGCCGGCCAGAATCATTCTGACTCCATCACATTTTCAATGATCCATTCCCAGCGCCGGGCCCAGTTTTCCGCGGAATATGCCTGGGCATACACCTGCGCCCGCGCTCCGAACTCCGGCAGGGAATCCCGGTGATCGTGCAGATAGAGCATCGCCCGGGTCAGCTGCCCGGCGTCGCCAGCGGCAAAAACCAGCCCGTCATACAGCTGGCGGACAATATCCAATCCGGAACAGCATGCGTCGGAACAGATGATCGGCAGCCCCGAAGCCGCAGCTTCCGCCAGCGCCACACCCCACGGTTCATGTTTGCTGGGCAGAATCATCGCGCCATGCCGGCTCAGCTCTTCCTGAAGCTCCTGCGGCTGAAGGAATCCATGATCGACAACTCCTTCGGTCTGCAGCAGCTGATCCCGCAAATCACCATTGCCGAAGCAATGAAGGGGCCAGGCATCCTGACGCGCCCGGCGATAACGCCGGTATGCTTCCAGCAGGGTATCCAGTCCTTTGATTTTCGCATAGCGGCCGATGTAGACGAAACTGCGCGGCCAGCCTTCCGGGGCCTTGCGGCGCACCGCCATCGCCGGACTGAATCGCGCATAGTCGCAGCCGTAAGTGCTGCCGAAAATCCGGTTGGCGGCATACCCGAGATAACGGGCATACTGCCGTCCGCGTTCCCCGGCCACCACCACGGCACTGGTTCGGCGGACATAGGGGGCGTAGACCACTCTGGCCGCAAACTGCCGCAGCTGACCGCGCCACGCCGCATCCATGCACATGACGACCTTTGCCGTTTTCAGTTCCCTGACCCGCAGCAGCTGCCGGAACGGTTTGTAGGAGAAGCCGGAGACAAAAATGAGATCCGGACCCTGCTGGACCACAGCCCGGACCAGCTTCCCCGCCGACAACTCCTCCGCCGTGAAAATCTGAATGGGCAGCTTCTCCAGAATCTCCGGCGCATAGTGGTAACGGGTTTCCGGAGAATAAATCCGCACCTGGAGTCCGCGACAGGCGCATAACGCCTGCCAGCAGGCAGCCATATACCCGGAATACCCGGTCCAGCAAATCGCAATTTTCATGATATCATCCTCAGAGCTTATCAACGAATAAGTTCTTATGGTTCCGGACTGCGGGAAGGCGAAGACAGAAGATCACTGCAACGTCCCTGGGTCAGCCAGAACAGCACACATAACGGGCTTCCTGCAAAAAAAATGTATCCTTCAATGCAGAGGTGGATCATAAAGAATGCCAGCACTGCCATCCGGAACACCGTCTCCAGATTCACATCGTGCGATTTATGCAGAAATACCGCCCACAACCGAAATATCATGGCCGCAACGCACACTCCGCCGAAAATCCCGGTGGAGGCCAGCACATATATCCAGCCGGAGCCGGGCTCCACCCCGGCATTGTCCATGCTGAGGAAGAAATAATCCGAGCTGTTCGCAAAGCCGTTGCCGAGAACGGGATGCTCCGTGAAATCTTCCCATTGGACCTCCCACTTGGATGCACGGGAGTCAAATATGCTGTTGGAACGCTCCAGACCGGCTTGCGTTTTTTCCCATAACGTTTCGGCCGCATCGTCCCAGCGGGAAAAGGTGGCCGCAGCAATGCCGATCAACACTGCAATCTGAAGCATTGCGAGATGCTTGCGCGTATTGAAAAAAATAAAAAACAATACGCCGCAGATCAGCCCCGCCACCGCGCCGCGCGATCCGGACAACATGGCGGCGGCCGTCGCCATGCAAGCCGCCCCCAGCCACAGCCAGCGCCTGTTTCCGTGAAGCCTCGCCTGATACAGCGCCCAGATTGCGGTGATCGCGGCAAACGGACCGCACAGCATCGGCTGGCTGAATATCCCATGCAGCTGGCTTCCATAATATTGCGGCAGGAAAGGAATTGCGCATGACAGCAAAGACACTCCGACGCCTGCGGCCAGAAGCCAGTCGAATGTCCGGCTCAGGTGCAGGCGGAATTGCCGCAAATATCCGGAATCGAGCAGATTGGAAGTCAAAAACATAACCATTCCCCATCCCAGCAGCCGCAGCCACGGGTGAAAGAACTCCGGAATGTCGTTGGCTATGATCGAACAGACCGCCGCCAGCCCCAGTACTGCCGCGGCAGGATTGACCTGCAATGCTTTGCCCGGCATTCGCAGCAGCGTCCATCCCGCGCCGACGCCCCAGATCCCGTAATAAACCGGCAGCGGGACGGGAATTCCGAGCGTGGTATTGCGCAGAATCGTGACGCATCCGATCAGCCAGACAATGAATACGTCACCTTTGGACCAGCACTCCGTTTCGTCCTGCGCCGGAACGGCGGCGATGCCGCCGATAACATCACTTTGCGTCATCGCCAGAGCCTTTTCCAGATCCGTGCCGCCGCGATCCGCCAGTACCGCGGCGAGGTCAACGCCTCGATGACCAGATGCAGGCGGCAGGACGGGCAAAAGCGGAAGGCGCTGCAGAATTGCGACACGATGTAATTATCCGATACCCGGCGGCGGAGCCGGGCGATCCGCCGATATTGCTCCGGATGTTTTTCCAGATATTTCTGCAGGTCGGCCAGCTGCTGCAGGTGCGCATATCCCAGCCGGAAACGCATCCGTTCAATTTTATCCCGTCCATCGGTGAATTTACCGCTCAAATTGGAATCGTGCTTGCGGTATTTGACCAGCGGCGCGTCAATCCGGACAAATTCCCCCAGCAGCAGCGAGCGCAGGCTCATTACAATATCCTCGTTGCGGACTTCTCCTCCCAACGGCCCGAACTCGCTGTAAACATCCCGCCGGTAAGCCACGGTTGCTCCGAGAATGGCCGGAATCGTATTCCTGTACGTATAGATTCCGCCATGCTCCGCCGATGCGGAACGCGGCAGTACGGCTCCTTCCCCGTCGATAAAATCGCATCCGGACCAAATGCAGGCGGCCTCCGGATATTGCTGCGCGGCACGCGCGACGGCCTCCGCACGTTCGGGCAGGGATATGTCATCGCCCGCGGCGCCGATCAGCCACCGGCCGCTGGACAACTCTCCCCACACCTTGCTGGCGTGCATTCCCAATCCCAGATTCCGTTCATTGCGGTTCAGGATAATCCGGTGCGGTCCGCGATAACCGGCGGCCAGCTCCCGCATGATTTCAAACGTCCGGTCGGTCGAACAATCATCGGAGAGCACGATTTCCAAAGGCGAGTAGGTCTGGGCAAATGCGCTCAAAACCGATTCCCGGACATATTTCTCCTGGTTGTAGGTCACCAGACAATAGGTCAACAGAGGTTTTTCTTCAGCGTCCATGCTTCATCCTTTTTTCCAATAAACGGCGCGGCGAGAAATTCAGGCGGCGGATCAATACATACAGGCAAAGCAGTCCTCCCGCCCCGGCAAGTCCGCAATTCACCCACAATTGCGTCCACGGAGTCAGACTGCGGGCGAGAAGCAACGTGCCGCACAACCCGATCAGCGCGGCGCCGGTCAAAACCGGAACCGGCCAGGCGAACCGGATATGATAATAACAGCGCAGTAAACCAACCATCATCCCGCCGGACAGCAGATAATTGACGAACAACGACAATGCCGCGCCCTGGACGCCCCAATATCTGATTCCCAGGAACAGCAGCAGAACATGCGTGCTGTGCGGAATCAGCTGCAGCATCACAAACAACTTCCCGTCGCCGTGAGCAATCACCGCATATCCCAGCGGCCAGACAAATACCTGCCCGAGAATTCCAAACAGAAACAGCCGGATCAAATCCGCCGCCTCCGTAAAACTTGCGGAGTAGAAAACGGCGACCAGCCACGGCGCCAGCGCCATCATCCCCAGCAGCGCCGGAATCGCCAGCAGGAGCGAAATCTCCAACTGTTCGTTGATCGCGCGCGCCATCTCCGCCGGACGCGTCACCAAACCCACCAGGCGCGGATAATAATCGGTACCCATTGCGTTCAGAACAAAGCCGATCAAAAACGCGGACAACGCATAAGCCGCCTGGTACAGGCCGCAGGCATCGACCCCCAGCATTCGGGTCAGCAGCAGCTTGTGAACGAACTGCGACGCCGCCATAATCACCGATGAAGACATGAAACAGATACCCAGCTGCAGCATCGGCGTCAGAATACGGCGGTGTTCCGCCGCATTCAGCCTGACCTGCTCCAGATTGATCCTGCGCGCATATAGCCACGTTACCCCCAGCATGATTCCGGCAATGACAGTCAGCGCAATCACAATCCCGTTTTTTCCCCACAGGAAATAACAGGGTATCGCTCCCATCGCTCCCCCCAGGGCGGCCCAGACACGGATCTTGCTCAAATCGGCAATCCGCCGCAGCCCCTGGATGACACATTGCTGGCCGGAACAGAGAATTCCCAGCAGCAGCGGTATGCTCAGCAGCGCAATGCTCCAGGCGTATTCCGGGGATTTGAAGAACCAGCGGGACAGCACGGGAGCCATGCCCACGGTCAGAACGACCCCCAGAGCGCCTGTAATCCAGATGATATGGCGGTAGGCCGTGACGACGGCACTGATGGACGTCTTACCGCCGGGGCCGTCCTGACCCGCGGCCTCCGCGATCTGCCGGACCCCGCTGTTTCCCAGGCCGAAATTGACAATACTGGAAATCAGTGCGATGATGCTGTTGTAGATCTCCAGCAAAGCGAAGCCCTCGGCCCCCAGCAGTACCGCCACAACCTTGTTTTGAACCAGATGCACGCTGCCGCTGATGAGCGATGCTCCGCCAATCAGCGAAGTTGCCTTGAATATCTGCCGGTATGAACTGCTCATGCCGTCATTCCCACAGATTTCCGATCACGACTTCAAACCAATTGCGGAATATCCGCACCGCCGCCTTGAAACGCAGCGGCCTGCTGCGAAACAGGATCAGGCGGAAGCCGTGCGGTAAACGGTTGATTTCCAGCCGGCGTCCGCGCCCCCGGGGCTGAGGAATTGCGCCAGTCAACCGCATGTCGTCCAGAAAAGAAAATTCCATGCATTTATACTTATAAAGATAGGAATGTTTGGATGTGGGAAAATGATAAATCGTCATGCCGTCGAGACATTCCACTTCGAGCCGGGGTGCGCCGAAGTGCACGATGTGCAAATCCAAAGCCGTTTTAGGGCCGAATTTATCCAGCAGCACCTGCCGCAGCCGGGCGAACTTTGCCGGCTCCAGCTCAAAATCCGCATCAAAAAGCAATGCGATCCGTTGTGATTTCTTCAAATACTCATACAGCCGCTCAATCCGGCGGCGATATTTGGCCAGCACGGAATCATATTCGTTCCCGGATGCGGGATCTGCATGGAAATCATGGATGAAACGATATCCGGTCGCCGTGTCCTCACATTGAAAGATGGTGGACTGCCCCCGTTCCTGCGCGGCAAGCTCACGCAGGTTTCCCCGGCGCATCCAGTCGGCAAAATCATTGCGGAAACATTCCGTCAGCGCCTCAATGGTCCGGTCCGAAACGCAGAACAACCAGTCAAAAGGCAGGCTCGCCACCCGCAGCCGCCGCTCCTTCAACTGATGCGAAACAGCACAACTGCCGCCCAGCGAGCAGAAAAAATCATAATCCATTTTTGCCTACAATGTCCTGATAACTTCAGCGGGAACCCCGGCAGCCAGCGTTCGCGCCGGGACATCCCGGGTGACAACGCTGCCGGCCGCGATGACCGCCCCGTCACCGATCGTCACGCCTTTCAGAATCGTCACCGAGCTCCCGAGCCACACATTATTTCCGATATGAACCGGGCGGGTTTGACCGTGCCCGCGAAACCGCGTTTCCGGCGACAAGTCATGGAAATCGGCATCCATGATATTGACATGGTCACCGCATAAGAGCAAATCCCCGACGGTAATTTCCGTCATAGCGCCCAAGGTTACGTTATTGGAAAACCGGCAATGATTTCCAATTACGATCCGGGCCTCCTGATTCCAGGCCGCCAGGCGGATTTCACCGTTCCCGGAACGCCGGGCGCCCCAGAAACCGAAGATATTGTCGGAACCGATCGTCACCGTTCCGCGATTCCCGGTACAGCGCAGGGGGACCAGCAGCCGGTTCCTCCGGCCGGAATTGAGCCTCCCCCCCCAGATCCATAATGTGCTCCGGAACCGCAGCCGGTAACAATATCCGCGGCACCGCAGCCACACAAAAAAACAGCGCAGCAATAATCGTCGTATCATTGATTTACTCCTGCCAGGCGTTGACGGCGGCAATCACCGCCTCGCGTTCCATGCGGGTCAGCGCCGGCCCCATCGGCAGGGAGATCACTTCGGCATGAATCTTTTCACTGATCGGATAGCGGCGGTCCCGCCACTCGGCATAAGCGGGCTGGCGATGCGGAGGAATGGGATAGTGGATGACCGTGCCAATCCCGTTTTCGCTCAGATAAGCCTGGAAAGCGTCACGCCGCCGGACCCTGACGGCAAAAATATGCCAGACATGTTCATTCGCCTTGCCAACCACCGGCAGAACGACTGCGGAATTATGAATTCCCGCCAGATAATCCGCCGCCGCTTCCCGGCGCCTGCCGTTTTCCTCATCCAGATGGGAAAGCTTCACCCGCAGCATCGCCGCCTGAATTTCGTCCAGACGGCTGTTATAGCCTTTATAGAGGTTGTGATACTTGTAATCGGAACCGTAATTCCGCAGGGCCCGGATCGCCCCGGCCAATTCCGCATCGCCGGTGGTGACGGCACCGGC is part of the Victivallis lenta genome and harbors:
- a CDS encoding glycosyltransferase, with the translated sequence MKILNIVPYVGNVSAGPSYSVPRLCGAVAAVPGMKLTLHTLAPLPAAREEWNFAVQAWPRHRFPHPALGRSPEMRRGLQEACQTADIIHNHSLWMLPNIYPEFVRRGTRCKLVISPRGCLAPWALNRSRWKKCVSRMLGQYANLFRADMLHATCEKEYREIRAFGLKQPVLILPNGVDLPPEIPRTSGVRRKLLFLGRLHPVKGIENLLAAWRALAEDHPDWELHIVGPGEPAYTAGLKARAARLPRVEFHGEARGDMRNAEYSGADLYVLPSYTENFGMTVAEALSCKTPVVTTDGTPWTELPAHHAGWCVPVGAETLIPALREALDTPREELAAMGEAGRRWMEQDFNWNVIGRRTAAAYRWLVDGGEKPAWIRVD
- a CDS encoding NAD/NADP octopine/nopaline dehydrogenase family protein, yielding MKITIVGGGSSAHTLIPMLSHCGHEVSLLTQRPNSWGSTVTMQVRDVDNVTVQSLTGRLARAAADPAAVIPEADIIVLCLPVHQYRNMLHQIAPHVSRRKKQWIGCIYGQAGVNWMIREIIRKFRLEMTGYFAFGLLPWICRIEAYGHCGINYGPKTTNVAAVYPRSDFAWLNECFFQDICFRYFGRGAVRQAENFLSLTLSADNQIIHPARCYGLFRRYGDHWNSEEAIPYFYRDFDEESADILQRLDDEYSLVRNRIIARFPGSDFQYMLNYLELEKLSYHSCNTDIRQSFVESKTLHHIKPPVVFEKNRWTLDKNHRFFRDDINYGLCIAKWFADQLDIPTPMIDIILQWAKTIRSESYSLEKGLAIPEADRNGFSYGIPPVYGLESIDQVIAEEQ
- a CDS encoding phenylacetate--CoA ligase family protein, producing the protein MAVEHMTRGELERLQQRKLQKLLRYAVLHVPFYRNYAQEHHWDIDALSLEQFPVLDKAAFRSHEAEFISDEYDRSRLECCHTSGSTGEPFCFYSDPKERTYTYATFWRGLARAGIRPGDKRVWVKGIDETAQLPPVARCRRKLWSMINRCLLVDAHFLTVSPEHLARTVENIRRYNPVYFHGYAASIAEIARWVKESGRDARSLFPSLRAVVSESEKLYPEQRELFEEVFRVPVYENYGSVEFGMIAQPDTDGNLLLNEDHIVAESTGGDEEAVITNLDSFAFPFIRYKNGDRIRLGGDQGHALPFRRLNMVLGRMTECLKLSSGGTLQAFAITSAVYNLSEWIRSYQFIQTDLEHLKLLVVPCREKLPEDVVRKISAYIHDVSGGTLQTDIEYVTRIPLTKNGKRLFVISQIDHQSGR
- a CDS encoding glycosyltransferase family 39 protein, with translation MRIDFCGDGTGRKISLWYFGAFLVLFSFLVRYFSYVWDPVISRDGILYLQAARQLADGVLPENRPELFYISPLFIRLLGQYAAWGWKVETAGALTNIIAGAVIPVIIWAIARAFGMKNKWAVWCGVLAAVHPTLVAVSYELQRESLYLLFCLLAILCAAMACGRRAAWLWGGAGILTAAGTLCRYEALELVILFCAGIGCACFLKCCSLREALKNLSFYFLGCVFGGILFFCLLDLSAGDFLNYITGKVQAVFRI
- a CDS encoding CapA family protein; the protein is MILAGDYIPKGCRVDWRLPSGTVLCNLEAPVLGDAPERFRPSPKAGPNLYNVTLGNERREFAFNLANNHMMDYGPEGMRATLAMLSARGIPCCGAGETREAARMPMFLQESGREIAVIGCCEHQFGVSYGGRPGVAALGGWVFDAVRAARKRADFVVVSCHAALESSPFPDPELRLFYHRLIDEGASVIHGHHAHVPQGWEQYGEGVIFYGMGNFVVDPACWGNVEPYCWSVAAAVDFSGKKLQWRTFLTRVEKSGPQTILIRECTPEEQAERQEYLAICARALRDEDAVIGYFQEGVLRHFDRLYGIPLRLPAAQPVRLTLRNRIRYAVELLADAWAVVSGRKLCSRRTRNRARIPFNFFQCESHSRAVAVALGVQIGEYPDLRTARTAEDAARIMVELL